A stretch of DNA from Methanoplanus endosymbiosus:
TTTACTTTTAAATAATTCCTGTCTGCTTCAGTCTGTGTAATCAGTATAATCTGTGATATTGGCATCAGCAATAATAAAGGTCTCCCCACTCTTTGAATTATACCCGGCAGTGCCGGAAGCTGGTTGTAATATCTTTTATTTAGTGGAATTATCCCAATTGAGCCTATATATAATCCTGGAAACTCTTATTCTGATGAACTCCGGAAGTCTGGTTATTCTGAAAAAAAGTAAATGTTGGTATGATTCTGAACAATTCAGAATAATTATTGGTTATTCCGGGCAGTTCTGATATTACATTCTCAGATGTTCTTTAGTGCGACAATATCTGTTACGCCGGTAAGTTTCCAGATGTTTGATCTCTCTTCTGCTGCAATGGATTCAATTTCGTCAGATGGGTCATGCCCAAGGGCTGCAAGAATATTCTGTGACAGACTGTTCTTTCTGATCATATCGACAAACATATTCCTGACCTCTTTTTTTGTGATTGAGTCCTCCTCCTGGATGATATAACCCTGCATTGTCATGAAGGTATAGCATGAGAGATCTTTTGTATATCTCTCAACTTCGACTGAGACATGCGGATTTTGTTTATACAGATCATTCTTGCGCCCGTATTTGGTTGACAGGAAATACAGGAATTTTCCGTCAAATACATATAGAAATGGTGCCAGATACGGGTATTTTTCCCCCTGAAATGCAATGCGGCAGATATATCCGTCTGAGATCAACCTGTCATATTCTTCTTTTTCCATTTTTGGAATTTTAACTATATCCAAAATTATCACTCCGTTAATCAGTCTTTATTGTTTTCCCATATATATTTTTCCAATTGATTTTTCCAATTGATTTTTCAGTTTTTTTATTCCGGAATTTCTGTATTATGGATGTCAGGGTTGATCTGTTTATTATATTATCCTATGCAGATTGAGCTAAACAGGTATTCGGGTTAAAATCAGGAGGTGTCTTCCATATCATTACTGTAATTGCCATAATTGTTTATATTGTGTGTTTGTCATAATCATTTATGTTGTGTGTTTGCTATAATTGTTTATATTGTTTTCCCTCCCATAATTGCATATATTATTTGATGTATTATTGCCGGATATTATGGTGGTGCATTTATATGTGCTATTTTGATCCGGCAAAATACCCAAATTATCTTATTGATATAAATCAATTTATCTGCATCAGAAACTGCCGGAGATTTTTATGAATCATGTTTATGTAATCGGGCACAAAAATCCCGATACCGACTCAATTTCGAGTGTAATAGGGTATTCCAGTTTTTTAAATCAGAAATCGCCGGGGAAGTATCTGCCGGTCAGATGCGGGGAAATCAGTAATGAGACTGAATTTGCGCTTGACAAATTCGGTCTTTCTGCTCCTGAATTAATCGACAGTGTTGAGCCTAATATCTCAGATCTTCCTTTTATTTATTCAATAAGCGCACGTGAGGATGTTCCCACAATTGATATAATTGAGATGATGGATGAGAATAATGTGCGAAATCTTCCGGTTACCGATTCAGAGGGGCGGCTTAAAGGGCTTATGAGTGAGCATGGTCTTGCCCAGGCATATATCGGGAGGCAGAAGATTGAGCAGCTCTCAATAACACCGATAAAGCCTGAGACACTGGGAAGAATCCTTCAGGCTGATCTCATTGTTCCTACAAGGGATCTCTTTGAGGGCAAGGTTTACATTGCCATTGATGCGCTCCATGTAACTCTTTCCCGGCTTACTGAAAATGATGTGGCAATTGTCGGAGATAATGAACCTGCACAGCTTGCGCTGATCTCTGCAGGGATTGCTGCACTGATAATTGCTGACGGAGCACCTGTAGGTGAGAGAGTTATCAATGCAGCAAAAAAGAAGGAAGTTGCACTTCTTGCAACAAAGCTTGATGCCTTTGGTGTGGGAAAGATGATCAACCTCTCACTGCCTGCCGGAGAGATTATGGCAACCGATGTTGAAATTCTCAGGAAGGACGACTCAGTTGAATATGCGAAGCAGATTGTTTCAAGTTCAAGGTACAGAACCGCCTGTGTTGTTGATGAGGATAAAAAGCTGCTGGGTATGATCTCAAGGAATACATTTCTTGATGAGGTGCAGAAGCAGGTCATTCTTCTGGATCATAATGAATTTACACAGGCAGTTGACGGCATTGAATCCGCAGAAATCCTTGAGATAATTGATCACCACCGAATCGGGGCTGTTACCACATTAAAGCCTATAAGCTTCTTAAATGAGCCTGTCGGATCTACAGCCACAATAATTGCCGGAAAGTTTTATGAGTCCGGCATTACTCCTGAGAAAAATATTGCCGGAATTCTCCTCTCCGGAATTTTGTCAGATACCATGGTTCTGCGCCTTTCGACAACTTCTGATAAGGATCGGGCAATGGTGGACTATCTTGCAGGAATTGCAGAGGTTGACCCTGTTGAATTCGGTACTGAACTGATTAAGAGAAGCATGCAGGTGGAAGGCGATTCAATGAATGAACTTCTTATGAGGGATGTAAAGAAGTATGAACTGTTTGGCCGTGATGTTGTCATCTCACAGGTGATGATTCCGACATTTGAGTTTGCGGAAGAGAATAAAGATGAGATCTCAACAGAGATAAATAACCTCAGAGCTGTCCGGAATGCGGATGTTTACGGTGCAATGTTTACATCAGTATTTGATGACGGCAGCCTGCTCTTTTTATCAGCAGATGAACATATTGTCTCAGCATCCGGTGCAAAGGATCAGCCATTAATGCTTAAAGGTGTGATGTCAAGGAAGAACGACTTTATCCCGTGGTTTGGAAAGATCTTAAAAGAGTTCTGGGTCTAAGATATGTTGCCGGAAAAAAAGATTTTTGAGTATGAAATTTCCGGAAAATACAGAACCTGTATCTATAATGTCTGATATGAGGGGGAATGGATAAAAAATTCCTCAATAATTTCCTCTCAGCCGGATGTTTTATCACATCCAGAATTTCTTCTTCTCTCTTCTACCAAGAATGTACCCGATAAATCCTGCCAGCAGTGCAGTAATTATCAGTATTGCAGCAGAGAGGAGATCTACGGAGGGTATTTCGTTTTTGGTCAGTTCTGCATTTAATTTCAGTTTTCCTCCGTCTCCGACCGAGACCTCAGAACAGAATTCTGTATAGCCGTCCATAATGAGGGTTATGTTGTGAGATCCGGTTTTAACTTTGATCCCGTCTGCCGGTGTAGTGCCTGAGAATGTACTGTCAATAATAATCCCTGCACCGGAAGGGCTGGAATATATACTGAGGGTGGCAGCAGGTTCTTCAGCCGGCACACATGGCTGGGGCGGTTCGGGCATGGCAGGATCGGTTATCGGCAGTGCCAGAAAATATATTCTGCCATCATTTGAGGCGACTGCCATTCTCGTCCCTTCAGGTGAGAGTGAGACAGCCCTGACATTGCCTGATGCCCTGTAACTCAGGATTTCACCATCATCTCTCCTGAAAAGCCTTGCATAATAGTCCTCTCCTCCGGTAGCGAAGAATCTGCCTTCACGTGATATTGAGAGGCTGTTTACCGGCTGAATGTTTCTTTTTCGCTCTGCTTCGTCTCCGGAGATCTGGTAGATGATGGTTGTTCCGCCTGATCCGCAGACCCCGGTATATTTTCCGTCAGGGGATATGGCAACATCATTCACCTGTTCTGAGATCTGCTGATACCATACCATATCTCCGGAGAGACTGTACAGGTACAGTCCGAAGAGTCTTTTTCCGGCTGTGATATATTCTCCGTTTTCTGATATTGAAACTGAGCATATGTCACCACCGTAGGTATTTCCTCCCGGCTGCTTTGACCAGACGGGATCGCCTGTTCCGGTGAAGAGGTACAGGTATCCGTCATCTGATCCGGCAGTTATATATTCACCCGTTTTTGAGACTGATACATCGTACATCTCCCCCCCGGCCTGTTTGCTCCAGAGATATTTCCCTTCTCTGTTATAGACATACAATTCCCCGCCCCTTGCTGCTGCTGCACATATCTCTGCATTTTCAGCAATACCAACTCCGTTTACAGCTGAGGGCAGCTTCTTCTCCCAGATAATCCTGCCATTGCTGTTTAAGAGGTATAATCCGGAATTTACACCTCCTGCAATGATGTAATTTCCATCGGGAGATATCTCCGTGTCAGGAAAATTTGTCTGCTCTTCAAATGTCCACAGAAGGGTTGTAGTTTCTCCGGCAGAAACAGGCATTATAATGAGAAAAATGAGAATTGTCAGTGTGAGGGCCGGTTTGGATATGTACCGGACAATCTGTTCTTCTGTGGTCATTTCATCATTCCCCGTCGTCCAGATTAATGACATCATCTGAAAAGCTTGTAAGCTGGGATATTATTATCGGGTCAAGCCCCCGCTCAATGGCGAGGAATATCCCTGATATATTCAGTATTTTAAGTTTGCTTGATACAAAATGCATAAACTTTGCAAGATTTTCAGATGAGAGGTATATCAGCATGGCATTAACTGAATCTATAAGCACATATGTTTTGTCCTCGGTTACATTTGCAAGTTCATTTGAGACAGCAATCGAAAGTCCGGTAAGGTCAGACGGATTATTGACAAAAACTGCGTTTGGTATCCCCTCCGGTTTTTTTCCCATTGCAAATTTTGAAATGGCATCTATAAATGATACTTTGTCGAGGCTGACCCCTCCTTTTTTGTATAATTCGTTGAGATAACTTGCCGGTTCATTTATTGTTATGATTATAACTCTGTGATTATTGTCTGTCAGCTCTTTAATCAGGGCTACATTGTTCTTTTTTATATGTGATGCCTCAGAGAGGACGAGATATATCCGGCCGTCATCAGGATCTGTTTCAAAAATATCCATTGTTATCTATCCTGTTATAAATCGTCTGAAATAATCCGGAATTTCTTTTCTCCTCTCAATTATTGATTTATTGAGTTCATTCAGGTTATTATTTATCTGCTCAATATTTTTCATCTGGATTATGAGTTTGGATATTATTATCTCTTTTCCAATATCTCCTGACTGAAGATCTGTTATAATCTCTTCAAGGTTGTCGGTTACTATGGAAGTTGGGTTTTTCAGCCTGAGCGCTGATTCATTCATGTATGAGAGCATCTCTTCATAACTCTCCTGGCGGTAAATTGAAGAGCCGATTATTCCCGCAGCAGCTCCAAGTGTGTCTATTTCGGATTTTGTCCATTTTCTTTCTTCTTTTGATTCATCAAACCCTATAAATCCCCACCATCTGTCAAGTATGAATACCGGAGCAATGACCATTGATTTCACGCCGAGTTTTTCCATATTGTTTCTCTCTGGTTCATCAACATCGCTGATGTCAGCATATATGGTCTCTTTTTTACTCAGCACCCTCTCCCATCTTGGCACACCTGCTCTCTCATATGTCAATTTCTGCATGTCGGGATTTTTAATCTGACCTGTAAAACCATCTGCTGTCCATTCCGATATCCCGTTCATCATTATTTCTCCGGAAAGAGAGTCGGCAGTATTCTCAAAGAGATATATTCTGGCAACACCTGTTGCCTCTCCGAGATCTGAGAGAAATGCTCCAATATTCTCCTTCCATGAGACTGATTCAAGGAAGAGGCGGGAATGTCTGCCAATTACCTCAAGTATTTTATCACGTCTTCTGAGGCTCTGAGTCATCTCCTTTTTTTCAGTAATGTCGAGAAATGTTGCAACAAATGTGTTATCCTTTATTATGTGATTGACTGTAGCGGCTACATATCTCTCTGAACCGTCTTTTTTTTTCAGTCTGAATTCAAATATCCGTGAGAATCCTGCCTTATCGTCTGAAAAGCGCTTGTATTTTTTATAAATGTATTTTAGATCATCAGGATTGATGAAATCAGGCCATTTCATATTATTCTCTATCTCATCCCTGCTGTAGCCGGATATCTCCGAAAAAGCCCTGTTTGAGAGAAGAACATCTTCATTACTGCTACATAAGATAAGTCCTGCACCGGCATATTCGAAAATATTTTCGTAATAACCGCTGTTATTTTCCATATCCGTTTATTGTGCCTTTTGAATTATATAAGTATGGAATTGGTGTATCTGCCGGTTATGGTGATCCCTTTTGTGGTGCATATCATGGATATATGCTACGGGCATATCATGATTTTTCAGACTGTGCCGGTTTATTGGATCTGCTGAAGAATAATATCTGTATTGTTGTATATCTTTCTCCCTGACATCCCGGATGATCGTAAAATTCCGGGGCAAAAGCGAAGATGTATTTATTTCTTTATTCCAATTCTGTTGGTAATGAGTCTGTCGTCAGTAAAAAAACGGGTATTTGAGATACTCAATGTAGCAGAGGATGGTGATAATGTCAGCCTTGCATTTGATATCTTTATATTTGCAATAATTGTTTTGAATGTGGCTGTGCTGATACTGGGTAGTATCAGATCGGTTCTTGAAAAATACTGGCTTCTTTTTATTATCATTTCTGTCATTACAATGATTATATTTGTCATTGAATACGGCCTGAGAATCTGGTCCTGCACATCTGATCCCAGATATTCCGGACCTGTTAAGGGCAGAATCCGCTGGGCAATGACCCCTTTTGCACTCATTGATCTGCTTGTAATACTGCCTTACTTTGCATTCCTTTTATTTGGGATAGATCTGACAGCCCTTGTTATTCTGAGAATTTTCAGGCTGCTTAAGGTTGTTAAATATTCAGATTCTCTTTCTTTAGTTGTGGGAGTTATTAATAATGAGAGAAAAACCCTTTTTACAACATATGCTGCCCTGATGATAGTTCTTCTTGTTGCCGGAACACTGATGTACCAGGTTGAAGGTTCGGTACAGCCTGAGAAATTTGCCAGCATTCCGGATGGCATGTGGTGGGGTGTAATCACCCTTGCAACAATCGGATACGGTGATGTTGTGCCCATAACAGCAGCCGGAAAACTTCTTGGGAGTATTATTGCACTCATCGGAATCGGACTGTTTGCTTTGCCTGCCGGTATTTTAGCATCCGGATTTTCAAGGGAGATTGAAAGAATACATCGCGCTGAAAATGATGAGGAGATATATCTCTGCCCTCACTGTAAACAGGAAGTGACAAAGAAGGATTTATGGAAGAAATAACTGATGATAGATATTTGCTTAAATACCGGAGAATTTCTGGAAAAATGTTTTCTCAGGGCAATAATATAAAAAAAGTAAAAAAGTAATAAAATTAAAAAGAATTAAAAATTTAATATATATTTTTGCTGGTCATCTCATATTGTTTATATCATATCGTGATAATGGCTCAGCGGCTCAATTGTGACCTCTTCCTTCTTAATGACCTCAATTGCAAGTGCCGCTGCTTTGGCTGCCTGTACGGTTGTGATATACGGGATGCCATAATCAAGGGCAGCTCTCATTATCTGCATATGGTCCTGCCTTGAATATTTGTCAGACGGGGTATTTATTATCAGTTTGGCATCTCCTTTTCTCATCATATCAATGATGTTTGGTGAGCCTTCCTGAACCTTTCTGACAAGATTTGCCTCCAGTCCGTTCTTTGAGAAGAATTCCACCGTTCCTTTGGTTGCAAGGATATTCAGGCCGAGTTCATTCAGTTTTAAGGCGACCTCAAGAAGTTCGTTCTTATGCTCGTCCCCTCCTGAGATGAATACCGTTCCTTCGAGCGGAAGCTCATTGTCGGCTGCAATACATGCCTTATAATAGGCACGTCCAAAGTCATAGTCAATACCCATAACTTCGCCTGTGCTCTTCATCTCCGGACCAAGAACTGCATCAACTCCGGGCAGTTTGTTAAACGGAAGAAGAACTTCCTTTACTGCAACGTGGTTGATCTTCCTCTCCTTAAATCCTGTTTCTGATATTTTTATGCCTGCCATTGCCTTTGCAGCAATTTTCGCCAGCGGAATTCCGGTTGCCTTCGATACAAAAGGCACAGTTCTGCTTGCCCTGGGGTTTGCTTCAAGGACATATACAACATCGTCTTTTACAGCATACTGTATATTGATAAGCCCGCAGACACCTATGCCAAGAGCAAGCTTTCTGGTGTAATCCCTAACCGTCTCAATTACGTCATCACTGAGGGACTGGGGGGGTATAACACAGGCCGAATCTCCGCTGTGCACACCGGCTTCCTCAATGTGCTCCATAATTCCGCCTATGAGGACATCTTCTCCGTCACAGACTGCATCGACATCAATCTCAATTGCATTCTGAAGGAATGAGTCAAGGAGTACAGGGTGCTTCTTTGATACCCTGACAGCTTCTTTTATGTAATTCTGAAGCTCAATGTCATCGTGGACAAGCTCCATCGCCCTTCCGCCGAGGACATATGAGGGCCTTACCAGAAGCGGGTAGCCGATTCTCTTTGCTATCTCAAACGCTTCCTCTTCAGAGTATGCAGAATCATTTGCCGGTGAGGGGATTTTAAGATCATCGAGCAGCTGACTGAATCTGTCCCTGTCCTCTGCCATGTCCATCGCTGCCGGAGATGTGCCGAGAATCTTTGTACTGAGTCCTTCTTCCTGAATAGCCTTCTCAATCGGCATTGCAAGGTTGACTGAATTCTGTCCGCCGAACTGAACCATGACCCCGGAATAGTCATCCTTCCTGAGAATGTTCATAATATCCCCAAGCTTCATAGGTTCAAAGAAGAGACGGTCTGAGGTGTCAAAATCGGTTGAGACAGTTTCAGGGTTGTTGTTTACTATGTGAACTTCAGTCCCTTCTTCCCTCAGAGCCATTACGGCATGAACAGTGCAGTAATCAAATTCGATTCCCTGCCCGATTCTGATAGGGCCTGATCCGAGAATGAGCACCTTATCCTTTCCGTTCTTCTCAATCTCGCATTCAAGTCCGCGGGTTGAGTAGTAGTATGGTGTCTTAGCCGGAAATTCAGCGGCACAGGTGTCAACCATTTTGTACACCGGATCTCCGGCTATCTTTATAATGGCTGCTTTATCAAGGCCGGTTATCTCTGAGATTTCTTCCGGTGTAAAACCATAGTCAACTGCCTTTATGATCTCTGCATCTGATGGACTGCCTGATTTGAGCCTGTTTTCAGTTTCAATGATATTTGCAATCTTCTGGAGGAAGAAAGCGTCAATCATTGTAAGTTCTGAGACTTCCTCAACTGAAAATCCCTGCCTGAAGGCATCAAAGAGGCATCCGAAACGCTCGTCTGTCGGATGTTTGAGCAGCATCCTTATTTCGGAGTGGTCGGTGTGCACATTGATGTCAGTATCCAGTGACCTGAGGGATTTCATGAAGGCCT
This window harbors:
- a CDS encoding pyridoxamine 5'-phosphate oxidase family protein → MDIVKIPKMEKEEYDRLISDGYICRIAFQGEKYPYLAPFLYVFDGKFLYFLSTKYGRKNDLYKQNPHVSVEVERYTKDLSCYTFMTMQGYIIQEEDSITKKEVRNMFVDMIRKNSLSQNILAALGHDPSDEIESIAAEERSNIWKLTGVTDIVALKNI
- a CDS encoding DUF7504 family protein is translated as MDIFETDPDDGRIYLVLSEASHIKKNNVALIKELTDNNHRVIIITINEPASYLNELYKKGGVSLDKVSFIDAISKFAMGKKPEGIPNAVFVNNPSDLTGLSIAVSNELANVTEDKTYVLIDSVNAMLIYLSSENLAKFMHFVSSKLKILNISGIFLAIERGLDPIIISQLTSFSDDVINLDDGE
- a CDS encoding ion transporter is translated as MSLSSVKKRVFEILNVAEDGDNVSLAFDIFIFAIIVLNVAVLILGSIRSVLEKYWLLFIIISVITMIIFVIEYGLRIWSCTSDPRYSGPVKGRIRWAMTPFALIDLLVILPYFAFLLFGIDLTALVILRIFRLLKVVKYSDSLSLVVGVINNERKTLFTTYAALMIVLLVAGTLMYQVEGSVQPEKFASIPDGMWWGVITLATIGYGDVVPITAAGKLLGSIIALIGIGLFALPAGILASGFSREIERIHRAENDEEIYLCPHCKQEVTKKDLWKK
- the carB gene encoding carbamoyl-phosphate synthase large subunit; amino-acid sequence: MPLRDDIKKVILIGSGPIQIGQAAEFDFSGSQACRALREEGIEVVLVNSNPATIQTDPDMADVIYVEPLRADVIAKIIEKEKPDGILSGMGGQTALNMTAELAEMGALEGVEILGTPLEAIYRGEDREQFRDLMNEIGEPVPKSIILESMSQLDEALETVGLPAIIRPAYTLGGAGGGIANSPEELKRIVELGLQKSRIHQVLIEESVIGWKEIEFEVMRDAADTCIIICGMENVDAMGVHTGESVVVAPILTLRDDEFQKLRTASIKIIRALDVQGGCNVQLAYKDGDYRVIEVNPRVSRSSALASKATGYPIARVASKIAIGLRLDEITNTVTGCTAASFEPAIDYVVVKVPRWPFDKFKGADRTLTTAMKSTGEVMAIGRTLEEAFMKSLRSLDTDINVHTDHSEIRMLLKHPTDERFGCLFDAFRQGFSVEEVSELTMIDAFFLQKIANIIETENRLKSGSPSDAEIIKAVDYGFTPEEISEITGLDKAAIIKIAGDPVYKMVDTCAAEFPAKTPYYYSTRGLECEIEKNGKDKVLILGSGPIRIGQGIEFDYCTVHAVMALREEGTEVHIVNNNPETVSTDFDTSDRLFFEPMKLGDIMNILRKDDYSGVMVQFGGQNSVNLAMPIEKAIQEEGLSTKILGTSPAAMDMAEDRDRFSQLLDDLKIPSPANDSAYSEEEAFEIAKRIGYPLLVRPSYVLGGRAMELVHDDIELQNYIKEAVRVSKKHPVLLDSFLQNAIEIDVDAVCDGEDVLIGGIMEHIEEAGVHSGDSACVIPPQSLSDDVIETVRDYTRKLALGIGVCGLINIQYAVKDDVVYVLEANPRASRTVPFVSKATGIPLAKIAAKAMAGIKISETGFKERKINHVAVKEVLLPFNKLPGVDAVLGPEMKSTGEVMGIDYDFGRAYYKACIAADNELPLEGTVFISGGDEHKNELLEVALKLNELGLNILATKGTVEFFSKNGLEANLVRKVQEGSPNIIDMMRKGDAKLIINTPSDKYSRQDHMQIMRAALDYGIPYITTVQAAKAAALAIEVIKKEEVTIEPLSHYHDMI
- a CDS encoding PEGA domain-containing protein, with amino-acid sequence MTTEEQIVRYISKPALTLTILIFLIIMPVSAGETTTLLWTFEEQTNFPDTEISPDGNYIIAGGVNSGLYLLNSNGRIIWEKKLPSAVNGVGIAENAEICAAAARGGELYVYNREGKYLWSKQAGGEMYDVSVSKTGEYITAGSDDGYLYLFTGTGDPVWSKQPGGNTYGGDICSVSISENGEYITAGKRLFGLYLYSLSGDMVWYQQISEQVNDVAISPDGKYTGVCGSGGTTIIYQISGDEAERKRNIQPVNSLSISREGRFFATGGEDYYARLFRRDDGEILSYRASGNVRAVSLSPEGTRMAVASNDGRIYFLALPITDPAMPEPPQPCVPAEEPAATLSIYSSPSGAGIIIDSTFSGTTPADGIKVKTGSHNITLIMDGYTEFCSEVSVGDGGKLKLNAELTKNEIPSVDLLSAAILIITALLAGFIGYILGRREKKKFWM
- a CDS encoding putative manganese-dependent inorganic diphosphatase, which translates into the protein MNHVYVIGHKNPDTDSISSVIGYSSFLNQKSPGKYLPVRCGEISNETEFALDKFGLSAPELIDSVEPNISDLPFIYSISAREDVPTIDIIEMMDENNVRNLPVTDSEGRLKGLMSEHGLAQAYIGRQKIEQLSITPIKPETLGRILQADLIVPTRDLFEGKVYIAIDALHVTLSRLTENDVAIVGDNEPAQLALISAGIAALIIADGAPVGERVINAAKKKEVALLATKLDAFGVGKMINLSLPAGEIMATDVEILRKDDSVEYAKQIVSSSRYRTACVVDEDKKLLGMISRNTFLDEVQKQVILLDHNEFTQAVDGIESAEILEIIDHHRIGAVTTLKPISFLNEPVGSTATIIAGKFYESGITPEKNIAGILLSGILSDTMVLRLSTTSDKDRAMVDYLAGIAEVDPVEFGTELIKRSMQVEGDSMNELLMRDVKKYELFGRDVVISQVMIPTFEFAEENKDEISTEINNLRAVRNADVYGAMFTSVFDDGSLLFLSADEHIVSASGAKDQPLMLKGVMSRKNDFIPWFGKILKEFWV
- a CDS encoding PAS domain S-box protein, coding for MENNSGYYENIFEYAGAGLILCSSNEDVLLSNRAFSEISGYSRDEIENNMKWPDFINPDDLKYIYKKYKRFSDDKAGFSRIFEFRLKKKDGSERYVAATVNHIIKDNTFVATFLDITEKKEMTQSLRRRDKILEVIGRHSRLFLESVSWKENIGAFLSDLGEATGVARIYLFENTADSLSGEIMMNGISEWTADGFTGQIKNPDMQKLTYERAGVPRWERVLSKKETIYADISDVDEPERNNMEKLGVKSMVIAPVFILDRWWGFIGFDESKEERKWTKSEIDTLGAAAGIIGSSIYRQESYEEMLSYMNESALRLKNPTSIVTDNLEEIITDLQSGDIGKEIIISKLIIQMKNIEQINNNLNELNKSIIERRKEIPDYFRRFITG